A window of Streptomyces broussonetiae genomic DNA:
GGGCCGGGGTAGATGTCGATCAGGCCCTTGCAGCTGGCCGTGGTCGCCGAGGTGGCCGTGCAGGTGGCCGGGTTGTCGCCGAACAGCATGTTGCCCGGGTTGCTGGAGGAGCCCTTGTAGAGGAACGGGCCGGTCGCGAAGTCGGAGGACTTGATGTCGACGTCGGCGCCGTGCGTCAGCGTGAAGGTGACGCTGGTGGAGACGTGGTTGGTCGTCCCGACCCTGACCGCCTTGGCGATCTTGAGGTTGGAGAAGGTGACGTTCAGCTTCGCGGTCGCGGTGGCGGCGCTGAAGGCGGACTTGCCGGACGCGGCGTGCGAGAGGACCTTCGCGGCGTCGGCGCGGAAGGACGACGAACCGGCGTCGGCGGCCTGGGCGGCGGGCACGACGAGGGCGGAGAGGGCCAGGGCGCCGGAGACGGCGGCCACGGTGGCACGTATGCGCATGTGCGTTCCCCTGTATGGAGAAAGGTGGACACGGGTCCAAGTGATCAGGGAGTCAGTCGACTCGGGTGATCAGACCCGTGAAGGGAGTGGGTGGTTGTACCGGTGATGCCGTGAATCTGCGGCGACTACTGCACGTCGACGTAGTCACCGGCGGCACTGACCGCGGCGGTGGCGGAGTTGCCGGCGAAGGAGTAGCGGTAGTAGCCGTCGACCGTGGCCGTGGTGGTGGTCTTCAGGTTGCCCCTGGAGTCCGCCTTGACCGTCTTGAGCGTGGTGTACGTGCTGCTGCCCTTCTTGCGGAACTGCAGCTGCACGGACTGCGAGCCGTAGCCGCCGTACTTGAGCGACTCCCAGTCGGCGCGGGTGAGGGCACCGGTGACGGTGACGGTCCGGCCCTTCTTCACCGGCTCCGGAGTGGCGTTGACCGACAGCCTGGAGGCGCGCTGGAACCAGAAGGAGCCGGCCTTCTCCTTCCAGACGAAGTCGCCGTCCTTGGCGTCGATCCACGCGTCCACGTACCAGGTGCCGGCGCTCTTGTTCGTGAGGTAGTCGACCTTCGGGTCGATCTTCACCGAGGCGGTGCAGGTGGAGGTGGTGGCGTTGACCGCGGTGCAGGTCGGCTTGACGGTCTGGAAGAAGCCGCTGTCCGGGCCGGAGAGCGCGAACTCCTCGGCACCCTTGATGCCCGAGTTGTCCGTAGCGGTCACGCTGACCTCGACGGTCGGCGCACCCGAGGTCCCGATGGACACCTTGTTGTCGCCGTCCACGACCACCCTGGTGATCCTGGTGTCGCCCTGGCTGCCGTCGGCCTGGGCGGCCGGCACGGCGAGGGCGGACAGGGCCAGAGCGCCGCCGACGACGGCGACAGAGGCGCGAATACGCATGTGTTCCCCTGCGTGCGTAGTGATCGGAATCCGTTGACTCCGGTGCGTCAGACTCGGCACGCAGGGGGACAGTTGTACGAAGTTTGAAGATTTGGTGAGAGAACTGCGAAGCTAGTCGAACCAGCGGTCCCGGGCCAGCTCCTCCGTCCGCGACGGGTCCTCCAGCAGCGCGGCCACCTCGAACCGGCGCGGCCACTGGCCGGCCGCCCACGCCAGACCGGCCGCGACCCCTTCCAGGGTGGCCGCGTGCAGCACCCCGTCGTCGGTGAGCCGCCAGTCGATCTCCACGCCGTCCACGACCAGTTCCTCGTGTTCGACGTACGTCTCGGGGGTGCGCGGCCCGAGCAGCACCCGCACCGACTCCGGTACGTCGTGCTCGGTCCCCTCGGAGTGCACCTCGCCGGTGACGGACTCGCTCAGCCGCCGCACCTGGAACAGCTCCGCCAGTTCGGCGGCCCGGGCCGGCCGGACCGGCAGCAGCGGCACCCCGGAGGTGAAGGGCAGCAGGTCGGGCGAGTCGACCACGACCGCCTCGGTCGCGTCCACGACCTCCACCCGCCCGTCGGCCACGGCCCGCAGCTCGTCCGGAAGGGTCACCTGTTCGGGGTCCAGCTCGGCCAACGCGCCGTACAGTCCGTGCAGTTGCGCCGAGGTGACCGGCCGGTCGGGGTCGGCCAGCCGGTCCAGCAGTTCGGCGGCGCCGCCGGGCTCGTCCAGCAGGGCCGCGACCGAGGTCCGCACCCCGAGGGCGCGCAGCACCTGCTCGTCCTCGAACCCGGTCGCGTCGGCCTCGTCGTACAGGCCGCGCAGGAGCCGGTCGCCGCCGGCCGCGAGCAGGCCCGCGGGCCTGCGCCCGTCGAGCACGGGGTGGCCGCGCAGCCACCATGCCGTGTACGGCCGTACGACCTCGTGGGTGCCGTCGGGCAGCAGGATGCGGACCGGCTGGGTGAGGGCGTCCCGCAGCGGCGGCCGGGCCAGCAGGGCGAGCGCCTCGGGCCAGTGGTCGTCGTCCACCAGGTCCAGGTCACGGACGGCGATCAGCTCGGTGGCGACCGGCGGTACGGGGCTGTCCGGGAAGCGGTCGAGGATGTCCTCGCACCACACGTCGACGGCGTCGAGCAGCCCGGCGTCGTCCGGCTCGGCGAAGTCGCCCTCCCGGGGCTCCAGTTCGTCCGGGTCGAGGACGACGTCGGCGGCGCGGACCAGCGCGAAGTTCGCGAGCACTCCGCAGGCGGTCAGCGGCTGTTCGCCCCACCGCTCCGCCAGCTCGTGGTCCACCGCGGCCAGTTCGCCTTCGCGGATCACCCGGGCGAGGTGGCTGCCGGGAAGGACCAGCTCGCCCGCCGGGGCCAACTCCCCGTCCTCGTCGGGCAGGGCGAGGGCACCCAGCCAGGGCTCGTCCCCGGGCTCGAGCCCGGCGTCGCGCACCAGTGCGAGGACCGTGTCGGCCAGCTCCTCCGCGTCCGGCGCGTCCTCCTCCCAGCCCAGTGCGCCCTCCTCGTCCAGGGAGGCCGCGACGGCGGCCCGCACCTGCGGGGTGGTGAGCACCGCGCGCGCGGTGGCGGGCAGTGCGCCCAGCTTCTCCAGCAGCGGGTGCGCGGCGTCTTCGTGGGCGACCTTCAACCCGAGCCGGCCGAGCACGTCCGCGTCGATGCGGGCGGCGTCCGGGGTGGGCAGCAGCACCTGCCGGGGCCCAATGGTGGTCCGGCCGTCCGCGAGCGGCACGGGAAGACCGGAGAGCCGGTCCGGATCGACCCCGGCGAGGCTGTCGTAGAGCCGCCACCACCAGTCGGGGTCCCTCTCCAGCCCGGCGAGCCGGTCGACGGCGTCGGCGAGCGAGAGCCGGGCGACGCCGAGGCCGCGCAGTTCGGCGCGGCGCTCGAGCCCGGCGGGCAGCAGGGTGGGCAGCACCTCGGCGAGCACCCGGACGGTCGCGGCCCCGGCACCCTCCACCAGCTCCGCGTCCCGGGGCCGCAGAACGTCGGGAAGCTCGTCGTCACCCGCCTCCGGCGCAACGGCCGGGGGCAGGAAGGCGGTGCGCGGCAGCCGCTCGAGCACGGCCTGGCGCAGCGCGCCGTCCAGCTCGCCCCTGCCCAGCGGCCCGGGCACGAGGTCGATGATTCCGTCCGTCACCGGCCGCCATGCGGCGAGGAGTTCGGTGTAGGCGTCGGCCGCGCGCTGCACCAGGAAGTCGGTGAGGGGGCCGGGGGCCGCGTGCCGGCGGGTGGTGTCGAGGGGGAAGGAGGCGATGAGCAGCGCCGGGACGCCGAGGGGCTCGTCGCTGGGGGTGGGCGCGTGCACGACGGACGCGGTCCGGGGCCGTACCGGCCGCCCGGCCTCGTCCTCGGGCACGGCCCAGGTGACGGACCAGTGGGGCCGCAGCCGCTCCTCCACGGGCCGGTCGGCGAGCAGGTCGGGGGTGAGCGGCCCGTGCGCAAGGACGGTGCGCCACCGGGTGGTACCGGCCCGGGAGTCCTCCACGACGGTGACGGCACCGTCGCTGCGCCGGCGAAGGACGCGCGCGGTCTCGCCGTCGGTCTCGACGACGACCTCCTCGAGCCCGGGAAGGGCGAGGAGCAGGGCGTCGTCCACGGCGTCCAGGAGCCGCTCGGCGAGGTCGGCGGCGGCCGTGTCGCGCAGGGGCAGGATGACGGCGGTGTCGTACGACTCCGGGGCGGTGCCCTCAGCGGCGAAGGGCAGCCGGAGCAGGGGCACATGCCCGTCCCGCCGCCGGACCTCGTCCCCCAGCCCGGGGCTGTGCCGGGCGGTGTCCGCGGCCAGCTCCCGCGCCTCGGCGAGCGACCACCGCACGCCCCCGTGCCGGCCCACGATCGCGGGCTCGTCGGTGACGGCGAGTACGGCGGCGAACCCTACGCCGAACCGCCCGACGGCTCCCTGGGCGCCCTGGGTTCCCACGGTGTCGCGCTTGGCGGAGGCGCGCAGCGTGGAGAGCGACTCGGCACCGGCCGCGTCCAGCGGAGCACCGGTGTTGGCGGCCACGAGCACGCCGTCGCGCAGGGTGAGCCGCAGCCGCCCGGGGGTGTTCGCACGCGCGGCGGCGTCGGCGGCGTTCTGGGCCAACTCGACGACGAGCCGGTCCCGGTAGCCGCCGAGGACCAGGTCCTCCTCGGCGTTGGCGTCCTCCCGGAACCGGGCGGGGCTGGTGGCCCAGGCGTCGAGCACACCGCGCCGCAGCCGAGCGGTGCCGAAGGGGTCGGCGCCCTCGGCCGCCGGCCGCACGAACTTGCTGGTCACGTTCACACTCCTCGTCGACGTGAGGACGAAGGTACAGCGGGCGGGGGTGGGGGTGCTGTCGACGGGGGGTGCGGTGGCCGCCCGGGCCGGCGAAGGGACCTGTCGCGGGCGGCGGCGAAGCGGTCTGTGACGGGCGGCGGAACGGGCCGCCCCGGGCTCGGGGCGGCCCTCGACGGGCGGAGCGGCCCCTGCGAACCCGGTGCCCCTTCGAGTGACCTACGAGTGGCCCAGTTCCGCCGTCTCCTCGTCGCTCGTCTCCGGGACCGAGCCGGAGTCGCGGGCGGGACGGAGGGGGAAGTGGTCGACCTTGGTCTCGTCGATGACCGGCGGGGCCGGCTGCGGGGGCTTGGGCATGACCGCGGCCTCCGAGTGGCCGCCGCAGCCGTAGGCGAGGGAGACCACACGGCCGTCGGCCGGGGAGAACTCGTTGGCACAGACGCCGAAGGCCTGGCCCAGCGAGCCGCCGATCGGGGTGAGGAAGCCACAGGTCATACAGGTGGCCGGGGCCGCCTGGGCCATCGGGGTCTTGGGGCCGAAGGCCTCCTCCCAGCGGTCGGCCGCGACATGCAGTCCGTAGCGGGACAGGACCCGGGCGCGACGCAAGCCCAGTTCCTCGGCGACGGCGGCGATGGAGCCCCGGGAGGAGGCCGTGGGCTGGGCCGCCGGGGCGCCGGGGGTGACGTCGGCGTCCTCCGCCTCCGCCAGCTCCGCCAGCTCCTGCGAGAGCGGCGAGTTCACCGGCGGCTCCTCCTCGCCCGTGTAGCCGGGCTCCAGGCGCAGGTCCTCCTGGTCGGTGGGCAGGAGGTCGCCGGGGCCCAGGTCGCCGGGGCGCAGCCGCTCGCTCCAGGGGACCCACTCGGGGGCGAGGAGCGCGTCGGGGCCGGGCAGCAGGACCGCCTCGTCGAGGGTGACGACCTTGGCGCGGGAGGCGCGGGCCACCGTCACCGCCCAGCGCCAGCCGCGGTAGCCCAGTTCCTTGCACTCGAAGAAGTGCGTGACAACACGGTCGCCCTCCGACACCAGGCCGACGTGCTCGCCGACCACGCCGGGTGCGGCGGCCTCCTCGGCGGCGGCGCGGGCGAGGTCGACGGCCTCCGCGCACAGACGGTCGGGGGTGCGGCTTCGCGTTGTCGCTGCGCTCACAGGTATCGCTTCTCTCCTACGCCGTCTCACGAGTGCGGCTGCCTCCGGCGGGCCGCCGACGGAGCGGACCGGGGGACCGCATCGACGTCATGCATCCGCGCGCTCGGGCGCACCTCTGCCATCCATTCTGCGTTATGGCTGAGATACGCACGCTACACCGAACAGGATTCGTCACCGCTACGCGGCATTCTCTCTCGCCCGCCCACCCGCCGGTAAGTGCCCCGTTCTCGGTCCGTGCGCCGCCGTGCGCGCCGTACCGCACTATCCGGCCGCTTCTCGGGGCACTATGAAGCACGTGGCGACCGCGGACAGGCGTGGGGTTCGGGGCGGCGGTGCGAGCCGGGTCGGAGGCGCCGTCCGCTCCGTCGGCCGTGCCCTGCACTTCCCGGTCACCGGTACCGCACGCGGGATCCGCAAGGCCACGCACGCCCAGGGCGCGGGCGAGTCGGGGCTGGGCAAGCTGATCGAGCTGCACGCGGTGAACGGTGCCGGTGACGTGATGATCACCGTGGCGCTCGCCTCCACGGTGTTCTTCTCCGTGCCGACCGCCGAGGCGCGCGGCCGGGTCGCGCTGTACCTCGCCATCACGATGGCGCCCTTCACCGTCCTCGCCCCGGTCATCGGCCCCCTGCTCGACCGGCTGCCGCACGGGCGGCGCGCCGCGATGGCCGCCGCCATGCTGGCCCGGGCCCTGCTCGCGCTGATCATCTCGGGCGCGGTGGCGAGCGGCAGCCTGGAGCTGTATCCCGCCGCGCTGGGCGTGCTGGTGGCGTCGAAGGCGTACGGCGTGGTCAGAAGTGCCGTCGTACCGCGGCTGCTGCCGCCCCGGTTCTCGCTCGTGAAGGCCAACTCCCGGGTCACCCTGGCCGGGCTACTGGCCACCGGGGCCGCCGCGCCGATCGCGGCGGGGCTGCACAAGGTGGGCGATCCATGGCCGCTCTACGGCGCCTTCGTGATCTTCGTCGCGGGCACGGTCCTGTCGTTCACCCTGCCGCCCAAGGTCGACTCGGCCAAGGGCGAGGACGTGGCGCTGCTCGCGGCCGGCGCGGAGCATCTGCGCGGGCCGCGCAGGAAGGAGCAGGCGAAACGGCCGGGGCTGCGGACCGTGGGGCCGGCCGTGACCCACGCGCTCGGCGCCAACGCCGCCCTGCGCTGTCTGTCCGGATTTCTGATCTTCTTCCTCGCCTTCCTGCTCCGCGAGCACCCGCTGACCGGGGAGAGCGCCGCGGTCTCGCTGGGGATAGTCGGTGTCGCCGCGGGGACGGGCAACGCGCTCGGCACGGCCGTGGGGAACTGGCTGAGATCGCGCGCTCCGGAGATCATCATCGTGACCGTCGTCGCGGTGGTGCTCGGTACGGCGCTCGTGGCCGCCGTGTTCTTCGGCGCGTTGCTGGTGGCCTGTCTCGCCGCGGTCGCCGGGTTCGCCCAGGCGCTGGCCAAGCTGGCCCTGGACGCGCTGATCCAGCGGGACGTGCCGGAGCAGGTGCGCACCTCGGCGTTCGCGCGCTCGGAGACCCTGCTCCAGATGGCCTGGGTGTTCGGCGGCGCCGTCGGCATCGTGCTGCCGCTCAACGGCACCGTCGGCCTGTTCATCGGCGCCGCGTTCGTGGCCGTCGGCTGGCTGGCCACCCTCAGGGGACTGCTCGCCTCGGCCCGGCACGGCGGCCGTCCCCGGACCCGCGTGGTCTGACGCGCCCGGCGTCCGCCACCACCCGCCCGGCATAACGATGCGGACACGGCCTCCCCGGCCGCAGGCACACCTGGCGTAACGAACCGGGCACGCCGCACCCCACGTGGGCGGACGGCTCGGGACGCCCGATAACCTTCGGCCATGACCACGCTGCAATCCGCTGTGCGACGCCGCCGCGCCGTCGCCGCTGCCGGCGCCGTTTCCGCTGGACTGCTCCTGCTCTCGGCCTGTGAGAAACCGACGCCGGTCGCGACGATCACCGTCGGCCGAAGCTCGGTCAACTCCGAGGCCCTCTGCTACAACGACGGCAACGCGCTGGACGCCAACTCGCTGGCGAAGTGCGCCAAGAAGGTGAACGACGTCAAGTCGATCACGGTGGACACGGACGACACGGTCCGCTTCGGTGTCGACCCGAAGATCGCGGACGCCGGCTGGGTCATCCTGGTGAACGGCCGCCAGTTCACCGACTCCAGCAAGAAGACGTACCGCACGATCCCGGGCAGCGCGTTCTTCAACGCCCAGTACGGCACCCAGGGCGACACCAACACGGTCTCCATCCAGATGGGAACCAGCAGCCCGGGCAAGGGCCTGTGGTCCTTCAAGCTGAAGAAGGCGTCCTGACCACGTCTTCCCCACGTGTCCTCGTAGCCACCGCGGTACCCGCCGAACGGGACGCGGTGGCACGGGCGTTCTCCGGAGCCGGCACGAAGGCCGGGGCCGGGACGGGCCTCGAAGGCCTCACGGAGATACGGCTGCCCGGCGCGGCCGTGTGCCGCGCTGCCGCCGGCTGGGATCTGCTCGCCGCCGGGGTCGGCCCGGCCCGTGCCGCCGCCTCCGCCGCGGCCGCCCTCACCGCCGCCGCCCTCGACGGCACCCCCTACGACCTGGTCGTCTCGGCCGGGATCGGCGGCGGCTTCGCGCCGCACGCGCCCGTCGGCTCGCTCGTCGTCGCCGACGCGATCACCGTGGCGGACCTGGGCGCCGAGACCGCCGACGGCTTCCTCGCCGTCACCGAACTGGGCTTCGGCACCGTCACCCATCGCACGCCGGAATCACTCGTGCGGGTCGCGTCCGCGGCCACCGGCGCCCGTACCGGCCCGATCCTCACCGTCTCCACCGTCACCGGCACCGCCGCCCGCGCCGACGCCCTGCGCGCCCGGCACCCCGGCGCGCTCGCCGAGGGCATGGAGGGATTCGGCATCGCGGAGGCCGCCGCCGCGCACGGGGTGCCGGTGCTGGAGATCCGCGCGATCTCCAACCCGGTCGGCCCACGCGACCGCGCCGCGTGGCGCATCGGCGACGCGCTCACCGCACTCACCGCAGCGTTCGGGAACCTCGCCCCCGTACTGGAGAGTTGGAACGCACATGACGCACACGACGCACACGACCGGTG
This region includes:
- a CDS encoding DUF3027 domain-containing protein, translating into MSAATTRSRTPDRLCAEAVDLARAAAEEAAAPGVVGEHVGLVSEGDRVVTHFFECKELGYRGWRWAVTVARASRAKVVTLDEAVLLPGPDALLAPEWVPWSERLRPGDLGPGDLLPTDQEDLRLEPGYTGEEEPPVNSPLSQELAELAEAEDADVTPGAPAAQPTASSRGSIAAVAEELGLRRARVLSRYGLHVAADRWEEAFGPKTPMAQAAPATCMTCGFLTPIGGSLGQAFGVCANEFSPADGRVVSLAYGCGGHSEAAVMPKPPQPAPPVIDETKVDHFPLRPARDSGSVPETSDEETAELGHS
- a CDS encoding sacsin N-terminal ATP-binding-like domain-containing protein, yielding MTSKFVRPAAEGADPFGTARLRRGVLDAWATSPARFREDANAEEDLVLGGYRDRLVVELAQNAADAAARANTPGRLRLTLRDGVLVAANTGAPLDAAGAESLSTLRASAKRDTVGTQGAQGAVGRFGVGFAAVLAVTDEPAIVGRHGGVRWSLAEARELAADTARHSPGLGDEVRRRDGHVPLLRLPFAAEGTAPESYDTAVILPLRDTAAADLAERLLDAVDDALLLALPGLEEVVVETDGETARVLRRRSDGAVTVVEDSRAGTTRWRTVLAHGPLTPDLLADRPVEERLRPHWSVTWAVPEDEAGRPVRPRTASVVHAPTPSDEPLGVPALLIASFPLDTTRRHAAPGPLTDFLVQRAADAYTELLAAWRPVTDGIIDLVPGPLGRGELDGALRQAVLERLPRTAFLPPAVAPEAGDDELPDVLRPRDAELVEGAGAATVRVLAEVLPTLLPAGLERRAELRGLGVARLSLADAVDRLAGLERDPDWWWRLYDSLAGVDPDRLSGLPVPLADGRTTIGPRQVLLPTPDAARIDADVLGRLGLKVAHEDAAHPLLEKLGALPATARAVLTTPQVRAAVAASLDEEGALGWEEDAPDAEELADTVLALVRDAGLEPGDEPWLGALALPDEDGELAPAGELVLPGSHLARVIREGELAAVDHELAERWGEQPLTACGVLANFALVRAADVVLDPDELEPREGDFAEPDDAGLLDAVDVWCEDILDRFPDSPVPPVATELIAVRDLDLVDDDHWPEALALLARPPLRDALTQPVRILLPDGTHEVVRPYTAWWLRGHPVLDGRRPAGLLAAGGDRLLRGLYDEADATGFEDEQVLRALGVRTSVAALLDEPGGAAELLDRLADPDRPVTSAQLHGLYGALAELDPEQVTLPDELRAVADGRVEVVDATEAVVVDSPDLLPFTSGVPLLPVRPARAAELAELFQVRRLSESVTGEVHSEGTEHDVPESVRVLLGPRTPETYVEHEELVVDGVEIDWRLTDDGVLHAATLEGVAAGLAWAAGQWPRRFEVAALLEDPSRTEELARDRWFD
- a CDS encoding DUF2771 domain-containing protein; the protein is MTTLQSAVRRRRAVAAAGAVSAGLLLLSACEKPTPVATITVGRSSVNSEALCYNDGNALDANSLAKCAKKVNDVKSITVDTDDTVRFGVDPKIADAGWVILVNGRQFTDSSKKTYRTIPGSAFFNAQYGTQGDTNTVSIQMGTSSPGKGLWSFKLKKAS
- a CDS encoding MFS transporter; protein product: MKHVATADRRGVRGGGASRVGGAVRSVGRALHFPVTGTARGIRKATHAQGAGESGLGKLIELHAVNGAGDVMITVALASTVFFSVPTAEARGRVALYLAITMAPFTVLAPVIGPLLDRLPHGRRAAMAAAMLARALLALIISGAVASGSLELYPAALGVLVASKAYGVVRSAVVPRLLPPRFSLVKANSRVTLAGLLATGAAAPIAAGLHKVGDPWPLYGAFVIFVAGTVLSFTLPPKVDSAKGEDVALLAAGAEHLRGPRRKEQAKRPGLRTVGPAVTHALGANAALRCLSGFLIFFLAFLLREHPLTGESAAVSLGIVGVAAGTGNALGTAVGNWLRSRAPEIIIVTVVAVVLGTALVAAVFFGALLVACLAAVAGFAQALAKLALDALIQRDVPEQVRTSAFARSETLLQMAWVFGGAVGIVLPLNGTVGLFIGAAFVAVGWLATLRGLLASARHGGRPRTRVV
- a CDS encoding calcium-binding protein — encoded protein: MRIRASVAVVGGALALSALAVPAAQADGSQGDTRITRVVVDGDNKVSIGTSGAPTVEVSVTATDNSGIKGAEEFALSGPDSGFFQTVKPTCTAVNATTSTCTASVKIDPKVDYLTNKSAGTWYVDAWIDAKDGDFVWKEKAGSFWFQRASRLSVNATPEPVKKGRTVTVTGALTRADWESLKYGGYGSQSVQLQFRKKGSSTYTTLKTVKADSRGNLKTTTTATVDGYYRYSFAGNSATAAVSAAGDYVDVQ
- a CDS encoding futalosine hydrolase; this translates as MVLQAEEGVLTTSSPRVLVATAVPAERDAVARAFSGAGTKAGAGTGLEGLTEIRLPGAAVCRAAAGWDLLAAGVGPARAAASAAAALTAAALDGTPYDLVVSAGIGGGFAPHAPVGSLVVADAITVADLGAETADGFLAVTELGFGTVTHRTPESLVRVASAATGARTGPILTVSTVTGTAARADALRARHPGALAEGMEGFGIAEAAAAHGVPVLEIRAISNPVGPRDRAAWRIGDALTALTAAFGNLAPVLESWNAHDAHDAHDR